One Xiphophorus couchianus chromosome 1, X_couchianus-1.0, whole genome shotgun sequence genomic region harbors:
- the plekhn1 gene encoding probable pleckstrin homology domain-containing family N member 1 isoform X1, which yields MGSSISCVPQHNFRYSSKSFIRRNSSRLFRKKNPQEGQEKSNSIINILCTVTPRKEMSPKDLQTIENIKWDPPFAYDPASGWKKSSINVKNFGRMIHSSKVRFRFLHCQDIHDCYLDLFESHLHFVSNNTTGLTYQGTLPLKELSICNLQQNCNHSQPEEYAFQINGVSLNPIIVYCASQDEMDLWFGLLKESIEQNGGTAIQPENYTRVRLNQNKSEGREELRNSINREPIYEWEGSQRDSLGPIAYVTKVRLQHLPCQVQSDRLLVMYPSTLIILSEESNGLFYKGKLPLNMITVTTPCQDVKPNTFMIEGKLINPIVVSCLDRTEFCDWIQQFKAVDVPVLSPPPPVYDIIYTPTNKEQATKFDRWSGNSQGRAESLKYSQPPSGRGSLNLQVPVHEENLMSPGYSEPLCYSSSRPSSIETARLGSRTNSVSSQTRPDRDPRPLSLRYSSPQHGSYLQPAESAPLSQLYSTPYSALHRVSPQRLEKAPLVKSNSWSTPQTSLNYSLSASQRHSDLCALRQPLSPLYDEPCTPEIFSLEEPRPVQKSWNKPIQHNHQDPNLLPSSFQLRTPPMGRRTGRNLALANTQAQVSGLHVEMPQSQAEQRAEAVSRLKLLPMPGHVQEQMHLPSSSVRNASHAPYGYSLDRHSYLEPMDPDDQEVDYDNIWEYDGETGMIQPVCGISTQWTGLDFGAQGLGPMATRQKWC from the exons ATGGGGAGCAGCATTTCATGTGTCCCCCAACATAACTTCAGGTACTCCAGCAAGAGTTTCATTCGCAGAAACAG CAGTCGTCTGTTTCGCAAGAAGAATCCCCAAGAGGGACAGGAGAAATCCAACAGCATCATAAATATCTTGTGCACGGTCACTCCAAGGAAG GAAATGTCTCCTAAAGATCTACAGACGATAGAGAATATAAAATGGGACCCTCCTTTCGCCTATGACCCGGCCAGTGGGTGGAAGAAGAGCAGCATCAATGTGAAGAATTTTGGACGGATGATTCACAGCTCCAAAGTTCGTTTCCGTTTCCTGCACTGCCAG GACATACACGACTGCTACCTGGATCTCTTTGAATCACATCTTCATTTTGTCTCCAACAACACAACTGGGCTAACCTATCAG GGAACTCTACCATTGAAGGAGCTTTCTATCTGCAACCTGCAGCAGAACTGTAATCACAGCCAACCAGAGGAATATGCCTTCCAAATAAATG GTGTCAGCCTGAATCCCATCATCGTCTACTGCGCCAGTCAAGACGAAATGGACCTGTGGTTTGGCCTCCTCAAGGAGAGCATCGAGCAGAATGGAGGCACTGCCATCCAACCCGAAAATTACACCAGAGTGAGA CTAAACCAGAACAAATCTGAAGGAAGAGAGGAGCTGAGGAACTCCATCAACAGAGAGCCCATCTATGAGTGGGAGGGCTCTCAGAGGGACAGCCTGGGCCCCATCGCCTACGTCACCAAAGTCCGACTGCAGCACCTGCCCTGCCAG GTACAAAGTGACAGATTGCTGGTGATGTACCCTTCCACCCTGATCATCTTATCAGAGGAGAGCAACGGGCTCTTCTATAAG GGCAAGCTTCCACTCAACATGATTACAGTAACCACTCCCTGTCAGGACGTTAAGCCCAACACCTTTATGATCGAAG GGAAGCTGATCAACCCCATAGTGGTGTCCTGTCTGGACAGAACAGAGTTCTGTGACTGGATCCAGCAGTTCAAAGCCGTTGACGTCCCTGTTCTCAGCCCTCCACCCCCCGTGTATGACATCATATACACGCCAACAAACAAAGAG CAAGCAACAAAGTTCGATAGATGGAGTGGAAACAGCCAAGGAAGAGCGGAGTCGCTCAAATACAGCCAGCCGCCAAGCGGGCGTGGGTCCTTGAACCTTCAGGTACCAGTTCATGAGGAAAACCTGATGTCTCCAGGATACTCTGAGCCTCTCTGT TACAGCTCCAGTCGCCCCTCCTCAATCGAGACGGCCCGACTGGGCAGCAGGACCAACAGCGTGTCCTCCCAGACCAGGCCGGACCGCGACCCGAGACCTTTGTCGCTGCGCTACTCCTCGCCGCAGCACGGCTCCTACCTGCAGCCTGCGGAGAGCGCCCCGCTGTCTCAGCTCTACAGCACTCCCTACTCCGCCCTGCACCGTGTCAGCCCTCAGCGGCTGGAGAAAGCCCCGCTGGTCAAG TCTAACAGCTGGAGCACACCACAGACATCCCTGAACTACTCTCTGAGTGCCAGCCAACGCCACTCTGACCTGTGCGCCCTGCGTCAGCCCTTGTCTCCCCTGTACGATGAGCCTTGCACCCCAGAGATCTTCAGCCTGGAGGAGCCCAGGCCAGTG caGAAGAGCTGGAACAAACCAATCCAACACAACCATCAGGATCCCAATCTCCTACCCTCATCTTTCCAGCTACGCACTCCCCCCATGGGCAGACGCACAGGGAGAAACCTGGCCCTGGCCAACACCCAGGCGCAGGTTTCAGGCCTACATGTGGAAATGCCTCAAAGCCAAGCAGAGCAGAGAGCAGAGGCCGTGTCGAGGCTGAAGCTCCTGCCGATGCCCGGTCACGTCCAAGAGCAG ATGCATCTCCCATCAAGCTCTGTGAGGAACGCTTCTCATGCGCCTTATGGCTACTCACTAG
- the plekhn1 gene encoding probable pleckstrin homology domain-containing family N member 1 isoform X2, protein MGSSISCVPQHNFRYSSKSFIRRNSSRLFRKKNPQEGQEKSNSIINILCTVTPRKEMSPKDLQTIENIKWDPPFAYDPASGWKKSSINVKNFGRMIHSSKVRFRFLHCQDIHDCYLDLFESHLHFVSNNTTGLTYQGTLPLKELSICNLQQNCNHSQPEEYAFQINGVSLNPIIVYCASQDEMDLWFGLLKESIEQNGGTAIQPENYTRVRLNQNKSEGREELRNSINREPIYEWEGSQRDSLGPIAYVTKVRLQHLPCQVQSDRLLVMYPSTLIILSEESNGLFYKGKLPLNMITVTTPCQDVKPNTFMIEGKLINPIVVSCLDRTEFCDWIQQFKAVDVPVLSPPPPVYDIIYTPTNKEQATKFDRWSGNSQGRAESLKYSQPPSGRGSLNLQVPVHEENLMSPGYSEPLCYSSSRPSSIETARLGSRTNSVSSQTRPDRDPRPLSLRYSSPQHGSYLQPAESAPLSQLYSTPYSALHRVSPQRLEKAPLVKSNSWSTPQTSLNYSLSASQRHSDLCALRQPLSPLYDEPCTPEIFSLEEPRPVKSWNKPIQHNHQDPNLLPSSFQLRTPPMGRRTGRNLALANTQAQVSGLHVEMPQSQAEQRAEAVSRLKLLPMPGHVQEQMHLPSSSVRNASHAPYGYSLDRHSYLEPMDPDDQEVDYDNIWEYDGETGMIQPVCGISTQWTGLDFGAQGLGPMATRQKWC, encoded by the exons ATGGGGAGCAGCATTTCATGTGTCCCCCAACATAACTTCAGGTACTCCAGCAAGAGTTTCATTCGCAGAAACAG CAGTCGTCTGTTTCGCAAGAAGAATCCCCAAGAGGGACAGGAGAAATCCAACAGCATCATAAATATCTTGTGCACGGTCACTCCAAGGAAG GAAATGTCTCCTAAAGATCTACAGACGATAGAGAATATAAAATGGGACCCTCCTTTCGCCTATGACCCGGCCAGTGGGTGGAAGAAGAGCAGCATCAATGTGAAGAATTTTGGACGGATGATTCACAGCTCCAAAGTTCGTTTCCGTTTCCTGCACTGCCAG GACATACACGACTGCTACCTGGATCTCTTTGAATCACATCTTCATTTTGTCTCCAACAACACAACTGGGCTAACCTATCAG GGAACTCTACCATTGAAGGAGCTTTCTATCTGCAACCTGCAGCAGAACTGTAATCACAGCCAACCAGAGGAATATGCCTTCCAAATAAATG GTGTCAGCCTGAATCCCATCATCGTCTACTGCGCCAGTCAAGACGAAATGGACCTGTGGTTTGGCCTCCTCAAGGAGAGCATCGAGCAGAATGGAGGCACTGCCATCCAACCCGAAAATTACACCAGAGTGAGA CTAAACCAGAACAAATCTGAAGGAAGAGAGGAGCTGAGGAACTCCATCAACAGAGAGCCCATCTATGAGTGGGAGGGCTCTCAGAGGGACAGCCTGGGCCCCATCGCCTACGTCACCAAAGTCCGACTGCAGCACCTGCCCTGCCAG GTACAAAGTGACAGATTGCTGGTGATGTACCCTTCCACCCTGATCATCTTATCAGAGGAGAGCAACGGGCTCTTCTATAAG GGCAAGCTTCCACTCAACATGATTACAGTAACCACTCCCTGTCAGGACGTTAAGCCCAACACCTTTATGATCGAAG GGAAGCTGATCAACCCCATAGTGGTGTCCTGTCTGGACAGAACAGAGTTCTGTGACTGGATCCAGCAGTTCAAAGCCGTTGACGTCCCTGTTCTCAGCCCTCCACCCCCCGTGTATGACATCATATACACGCCAACAAACAAAGAG CAAGCAACAAAGTTCGATAGATGGAGTGGAAACAGCCAAGGAAGAGCGGAGTCGCTCAAATACAGCCAGCCGCCAAGCGGGCGTGGGTCCTTGAACCTTCAGGTACCAGTTCATGAGGAAAACCTGATGTCTCCAGGATACTCTGAGCCTCTCTGT TACAGCTCCAGTCGCCCCTCCTCAATCGAGACGGCCCGACTGGGCAGCAGGACCAACAGCGTGTCCTCCCAGACCAGGCCGGACCGCGACCCGAGACCTTTGTCGCTGCGCTACTCCTCGCCGCAGCACGGCTCCTACCTGCAGCCTGCGGAGAGCGCCCCGCTGTCTCAGCTCTACAGCACTCCCTACTCCGCCCTGCACCGTGTCAGCCCTCAGCGGCTGGAGAAAGCCCCGCTGGTCAAG TCTAACAGCTGGAGCACACCACAGACATCCCTGAACTACTCTCTGAGTGCCAGCCAACGCCACTCTGACCTGTGCGCCCTGCGTCAGCCCTTGTCTCCCCTGTACGATGAGCCTTGCACCCCAGAGATCTTCAGCCTGGAGGAGCCCAGGCCAGTG AAGAGCTGGAACAAACCAATCCAACACAACCATCAGGATCCCAATCTCCTACCCTCATCTTTCCAGCTACGCACTCCCCCCATGGGCAGACGCACAGGGAGAAACCTGGCCCTGGCCAACACCCAGGCGCAGGTTTCAGGCCTACATGTGGAAATGCCTCAAAGCCAAGCAGAGCAGAGAGCAGAGGCCGTGTCGAGGCTGAAGCTCCTGCCGATGCCCGGTCACGTCCAAGAGCAG ATGCATCTCCCATCAAGCTCTGTGAGGAACGCTTCTCATGCGCCTTATGGCTACTCACTAG